A genomic stretch from Verrucomicrobiota bacterium includes:
- a CDS encoding twin-arginine translocase TatA/TatE family subunit gives MNHFAFVNVGPQEMILIFLILLLLFGAKKLPELARGIGKSMGEFKKAREDFEDEIKKGETSSADSPKKTVEEKG, from the coding sequence ATGAACCACTTTGCTTTCGTCAATGTTGGCCCCCAGGAAATGATCCTCATTTTCCTGATTTTGCTTCTTCTCTTCGGGGCCAAGAAGCTCCCTGAGCTAGCCCGTGGAATTGGGAAAAGCATGGGAGAGTTCAAGAAGGCCCGCGAGGACTTCGAAGATGAGATCAAAAAAGGCGAAACCTCGTCCGCGGACAGCCCGAAGAAAACGGTCGAAGAAAAAGGGTAA
- a CDS encoding CrcB family protein, whose translation MSELGGMWRDLLLLGGAGGLGAMARFGVNLGVQRWLGSSWVWATMLVNLLGCFLFGFLAVWLSAKVGGSPRAKLIILTGFLGAFTTFSTYAFEVVEQLQGGQWGGALGNIAAQTLVGIGAVFSGIWLARTCS comes from the coding sequence ATGAGTGAGCTTGGTGGGATGTGGCGGGATCTTTTACTGCTGGGTGGGGCCGGAGGCTTGGGCGCGATGGCGCGTTTCGGCGTGAATTTGGGGGTGCAGCGCTGGCTGGGATCGAGCTGGGTCTGGGCCACGATGCTGGTGAATTTGCTAGGCTGCTTTCTCTTTGGGTTTTTGGCGGTTTGGCTGAGCGCCAAGGTGGGGGGCTCGCCGCGGGCCAAGTTAATCATTCTGACGGGATTTTTGGGGGCCTTCACGACTTTTTCAACCTATGCCTTTGAGGTGGTAGAGCAGCTCCAAGGGGGGCAGTGGGGAGGGGCACTCGGGAACATCGCAGCTCAGACCCTGGTCGGGATCGGCGCGGTTTTTTCTGGAATTTGGCTGGCGCGAACCTGCTCCTGA
- a CDS encoding gamma-glutamylcyclotransferase family protein: MILFVYGTLKRGHSAAHEMKDATFLGEATTEPKYRLLVCQQGAYPGLVEAEQGGKAIAGELYQVSHHLLQHLDRYEGLPEGYYRRGQIALRPPAPPGVEGYLYLRDDGTLPEAGLCW, encoded by the coding sequence ATGATTCTCTTTGTCTACGGCACCCTCAAACGCGGCCATTCAGCGGCCCACGAGATGAAAGACGCCACGTTCTTGGGGGAAGCCACCACCGAGCCCAAATATCGCCTGCTGGTCTGCCAGCAGGGAGCCTACCCTGGACTGGTGGAGGCCGAGCAGGGAGGCAAGGCCATCGCTGGGGAATTGTATCAAGTCTCCCACCACCTTTTGCAGCATCTCGATCGCTACGAAGGCCTGCCTGAGGGCTACTATCGTCGCGGCCAAATTGCCCTCCGGCCCCCCGCGCCTCCGGGCGTCGAAGGCTATCTTTATTTACGGGATGACGGCACCCTGCCCGAGGCCGGTCTTTGCTGGTAG
- the ribH gene encoding 6,7-dimethyl-8-ribityllumazine synthase: MSHLPPRPRRTTRGQHFTIIASRYNESYTNALVQATIQEILGYLPEAKVELHQVPGAYEIPVAVEFVARRADSPGVIIALGLILEGKTKHADLIAQTVTDALQRTATTHLIPVIDAVLLCLDEKQAYARCMGDNMNRGTEAARAALEMADVMDKLAATYPAKTNG; encoded by the coding sequence ATGTCCCACCTCCCTCCCCGCCCACGCCGCACGACCCGGGGACAGCACTTCACCATCATCGCAAGTCGCTACAACGAGAGCTACACCAACGCCCTCGTGCAGGCCACGATCCAGGAAATCCTCGGCTACTTGCCCGAGGCCAAAGTGGAGCTGCATCAAGTGCCAGGCGCTTATGAAATTCCGGTAGCGGTCGAGTTCGTGGCACGGCGCGCCGACTCGCCGGGGGTCATCATCGCCTTGGGGCTGATTCTCGAAGGGAAAACCAAGCACGCCGACCTCATCGCTCAAACCGTGACCGATGCTCTCCAGCGGACTGCCACCACCCACCTCATCCCCGTCATCGATGCCGTGCTCCTCTGCCTCGATGAAAAGCAAGCCTACGCCCGCTGCATGGGAGACAACATGAACCGCGGCACCGAAGCCGCGCGCGCCGCCCTGGAAATGGCGGACGTCATGGACAAGTTGGCCGCGACCTACCCCGCCAAAACCAATGGGTAA
- the trmD gene encoding tRNA (guanosine(37)-N1)-methyltransferase TrmD, with product MRIDIVSLFPEISRAPLQESMMKRAQEAGQVEIHCHDLREWASDKHRKTDDEPFGGGQGMVLKPEPLFACVRALESEQAHVVLMTPQGPRFDQKRAIALAKEQTHLLLLCGHYEGVDHRVVEALVDEELSIGDYVLTNGALAAAVVTDAVVRLLPGVLGDERSAWEESFSEGILESPQYTRPADYEGRKIPEVLLSGHHEKIAAWRREQALQRTRENRPDLLGEQE from the coding sequence ATGCGGATCGATATTGTCAGCCTTTTTCCCGAGATCAGTCGGGCACCGCTGCAAGAGAGCATGATGAAGCGGGCCCAGGAGGCGGGCCAGGTGGAAATTCACTGTCACGATCTACGAGAGTGGGCAAGCGACAAGCACCGCAAGACCGACGATGAGCCTTTCGGGGGCGGTCAGGGCATGGTGCTGAAGCCAGAGCCGCTCTTCGCCTGCGTGCGGGCGCTTGAAAGTGAGCAAGCACACGTCGTGCTCATGACTCCCCAGGGACCTCGCTTTGACCAGAAGCGAGCGATCGCGTTGGCGAAAGAACAGACCCATCTCCTTCTCCTTTGTGGTCACTATGAAGGGGTGGATCACCGGGTGGTCGAGGCCCTCGTCGATGAAGAATTGTCCATCGGTGACTACGTTCTGACGAACGGCGCGCTCGCGGCCGCGGTGGTGACGGATGCGGTGGTGCGGCTCTTGCCGGGTGTGCTCGGCGATGAACGTTCCGCGTGGGAAGAAAGCTTTTCCGAGGGGATCCTGGAAAGCCCCCAATACACCCGCCCGGCTGACTATGAGGGCAGAAAAATTCCCGAAGTGCTTTTGAGTGGGCATCACGAGAAGATTGCCGCTTGGCGAAGGGAGCAAGCCTTGCAGCGGACGCGGGAAAACCGGCCCGATTTGTTAGGAGAGCAAGAATGA
- the nusB gene encoding transcription antitermination factor NusB, whose protein sequence is MGNRRDGREAALQFLVSRDIATANGRYPDRAAPPEEALPQFWELRTGKGLTRTLAEELIAGVLQHQPSLDEKIESSLENYRLERTGVVDRNLIRLGLYELLHRSQEAPPAVVINEAIEIAKRFGAPESPKFVHGLLDRLRREHAPS, encoded by the coding sequence ATGGGTAATCGCCGGGACGGCCGGGAGGCCGCGCTCCAATTCCTCGTCTCGCGGGACATCGCCACCGCCAACGGCCGCTATCCCGACCGCGCCGCCCCGCCCGAAGAAGCTCTTCCCCAATTTTGGGAACTGCGCACGGGCAAAGGACTCACCCGCACCTTGGCCGAAGAACTCATCGCCGGCGTCCTCCAGCACCAGCCCTCCTTGGACGAAAAGATCGAAAGCTCGCTCGAAAACTACCGGCTGGAGCGCACCGGCGTGGTCGACCGCAATCTCATCCGACTCGGTCTCTACGAACTGCTGCACCGCTCCCAGGAGGCCCCGCCCGCCGTGGTCATCAACGAGGCCATTGAAATCGCCAAGCGCTTCGGCGCCCCAGAAAGCCCCAAGTTCGTCCACGGGCTCCTCGACCGCCTCCGCCGAGAGCACGCCCCCAGCTAG
- a CDS encoding endonuclease/exonuclease/phosphatase family protein, with product MNRTSLLGALLLALSLTAKGQTSALPDRDPVTFVSFNVWNYLEMNRRVEGVYTKNAPKPEQEIQPLIQLLSEIKPQILSISEIGTAEDLKDLQTRLAEAGVELPHSHFHTSADRYRRLAILSEFPIIDHDSQGDLTYQIDNLELPFSRGILDVTLRLQSDYLLRVLGVHLKSKREVKEADQELMRLNEARLVRQHVDAILAEAPETNLLVAGDFNAYSNEEPIRTTHGGFGSANYLWAIPLADDRGERWTHHWKWADVYSRLDYAFSNRALYPEIDFETSHIGRNPTSLQGSDHRPLVVYIQPTNREIPSDIPKE from the coding sequence ATGAACCGAACTTCTCTCTTGGGAGCGCTCCTTCTGGCGCTCTCTCTGACAGCCAAAGGTCAGACTTCTGCCCTCCCTGACCGTGATCCGGTCACCTTCGTCTCGTTTAATGTTTGGAACTACCTCGAGATGAATCGAAGGGTGGAGGGCGTCTACACGAAAAACGCTCCCAAACCAGAGCAGGAAATCCAGCCGCTCATCCAGCTGCTCAGCGAAATCAAACCACAAATCCTCTCGATCTCGGAAATCGGGACGGCTGAGGATCTCAAAGATCTTCAAACCAGATTGGCCGAGGCCGGAGTCGAACTTCCCCACAGCCACTTTCATACCTCGGCCGATCGCTACCGTCGCTTGGCGATTTTGAGCGAGTTTCCAATCATCGACCACGATTCCCAAGGCGATCTCACCTACCAGATTGACAACTTGGAATTGCCCTTCAGCCGCGGGATTCTCGACGTCACCCTTCGCCTGCAATCGGACTACCTGCTTCGCGTCCTAGGAGTGCACCTCAAATCCAAGCGCGAGGTCAAGGAAGCCGACCAAGAGCTGATGCGATTGAACGAAGCCCGCCTCGTACGCCAGCATGTGGACGCCATCTTGGCTGAGGCTCCCGAGACCAATCTCCTGGTGGCGGGCGACTTCAATGCCTACAGCAATGAAGAACCCATTCGCACCACTCATGGGGGATTTGGTTCGGCCAATTACCTCTGGGCCATCCCTCTCGCCGACGACCGAGGAGAGCGCTGGACCCATCATTGGAAGTGGGCCGATGTCTACTCACGCCTCGACTATGCCTTCAGCAATCGAGCGCTCTATCCGGAGATCGACTTCGAAACCTCCCACATCGGGCGCAACCCGACCTCGCTTCAGGGCAGCGATCATCGCCCCTTGGTTGTCTACATCCAACCCACCAACCGAGAAATCCCTTCCGATATCCCCAAGGAGTGA
- a CDS encoding metal ABC transporter substrate-binding protein, producing MRSFPSWLLVALALASCGRQELPESEVSIEKRVVVSNYPLAWMTGQIDSDGIEVYFPEIVGDPAFWQPSRGQIAVMQAADLILLNGAGYEGWRLTTSLPESRVVESLAGLEERFLESPGKVEHRHGPEGVHSHGGLATTTWLDFSLAGEQAVRLRDALVERGLVEATSAAENLAALRAQLDGLDARMKAVGKALAGAPLVASHPVYPFLAERYELNMDAVHWEPGGFPDATQWAELEALLEWHPAEVMLWEGPPSEEVRRELEERGIESLVFDPCGNRPAAGDFLSVMTENVERLEGFLAGRYTKLQN from the coding sequence ATGAGATCTTTTCCGAGCTGGCTGCTGGTGGCTTTGGCTTTGGCCTCGTGTGGAAGGCAGGAACTGCCCGAATCCGAGGTTTCGATTGAGAAGCGGGTGGTCGTCTCCAATTACCCGCTAGCTTGGATGACAGGACAGATTGATTCTGACGGAATTGAAGTCTATTTTCCCGAAATTGTAGGAGATCCTGCTTTTTGGCAGCCGAGCCGTGGGCAAATCGCTGTGATGCAGGCGGCCGACTTGATTCTGCTGAATGGAGCGGGCTACGAGGGCTGGCGCTTGACGACTTCTTTGCCAGAGTCGCGGGTGGTGGAGTCTCTGGCGGGCTTGGAGGAGCGCTTTCTCGAGAGCCCGGGGAAGGTGGAGCACCGGCATGGCCCGGAAGGAGTCCATTCTCATGGAGGGCTGGCGACGACGACTTGGCTCGATTTTTCTTTGGCGGGTGAGCAGGCGGTGAGGCTGCGGGATGCCTTGGTCGAGCGGGGCTTGGTGGAGGCCACGAGCGCGGCGGAGAATTTGGCTGCCCTTCGGGCTCAGCTGGATGGACTGGATGCCCGCATGAAGGCGGTGGGGAAGGCGCTCGCAGGGGCGCCGCTGGTGGCTTCCCATCCGGTCTATCCTTTTCTGGCGGAACGGTATGAGCTGAACATGGATGCGGTTCACTGGGAACCCGGTGGATTTCCCGATGCGACGCAGTGGGCGGAGCTGGAGGCCCTTTTGGAATGGCATCCTGCCGAGGTCATGCTTTGGGAAGGGCCGCCCTCGGAGGAGGTCAGGAGGGAACTGGAGGAGAGAGGGATCGAGTCGCTCGTTTTCGATCCCTGCGGCAACCGACCCGCTGCGGGAGATTTTCTCTCGGTCATGACGGAGAATGTGGAGCGCTTGGAGGGGTTTCTCGCTGGGCGTTATACCAAGCTGCAGAATTAG
- a CDS encoding MauE/DoxX family redox-associated membrane protein, with amino-acid sequence MDQGSCKIEQVTILHVSDRFLAWIGLKPILSIWMTRWIPAPVMAYLRFTLGNLFVWAGVLKVKDPQGFHESVLAFELIVNPLAAWVAILLPWLEIVLGLALIFKLVYRAAALCLGGLNLAFIVALSLAWGQGKTLDCGCFGSQGPTNLPLQIALDTLFLLVCALLFLDERPRSSSLTPSSARGLGGVLSS; translated from the coding sequence ATGGACCAAGGGAGTTGCAAGATCGAGCAAGTGACAATTCTGCATGTCTCCGACCGATTTCTCGCTTGGATCGGCCTGAAACCCATTTTAAGCATCTGGATGACCCGCTGGATTCCGGCCCCTGTCATGGCCTATCTCCGCTTCACCTTAGGGAATCTTTTTGTCTGGGCGGGGGTGCTCAAGGTCAAGGATCCTCAAGGCTTTCATGAGTCGGTCTTGGCCTTCGAGTTGATTGTCAATCCTTTGGCGGCTTGGGTGGCCATTCTGCTCCCGTGGTTGGAGATCGTTTTGGGGCTGGCCTTGATTTTCAAACTGGTCTACCGCGCGGCAGCCCTTTGCTTGGGTGGGTTGAACTTGGCCTTCATTGTAGCCCTTTCGCTGGCTTGGGGGCAGGGCAAGACGCTGGACTGTGGCTGCTTTGGATCGCAAGGGCCCACGAATCTGCCTCTTCAAATCGCACTCGACACGCTCTTCCTCCTCGTTTGTGCCCTTCTCTTTCTGGATGAACGACCTCGCTCGTCTTCCCTCACACCGTCCAGTGCTCGTGGTCTTGGCGGGGTTCTGTCTTCTTGA
- a CDS encoding transporter associated domain-containing protein, with amino-acid sequence MLILSKWLFLLLALVAGLLAAACVGLASAAVSRLSESQGMPDEDRQALISLHRHAHWQRVAFLGIALMAFALFLLLGTSGRFPLLGAASLAVFFLLIDTLPRILGHRHQERALARGPAFSQGIARRLAPLGKRLESLRQWAIRLPVLGRLQEKVAMEQKEFEAYLEREEDQGTLREGETDLILEVLKLNQRTARDFMAPRVEVFTLADDLTSEEVRELVRHRPYNYIPVHHDTRDQIVGVLDVHNFLLKPPYDFAKHTMPPVFVPETLGALPLLCQYLPLPRSLVIVLDEHGGFEGVVTQTDLTSGILSEFLELPEDYDPDLQEIAPGRLLAKGTASIDALRRMTEIELPLTEARSLGGWMTSHLGHFPERGQSIEEAGLRLTVRKATADRVVEVLVEQLSPSVLSRP; translated from the coding sequence ATGCTGATTCTCTCGAAGTGGCTCTTTCTCCTCCTCGCGCTGGTCGCCGGATTGTTGGCAGCGGCTTGCGTTGGTCTGGCCTCGGCTGCCGTCAGTCGACTTTCTGAAAGCCAGGGAATGCCCGACGAAGACCGCCAAGCATTGATCTCCCTTCATCGTCATGCCCACTGGCAGCGGGTGGCCTTTCTTGGAATCGCCTTGATGGCCTTTGCCCTCTTTTTGCTGTTGGGGACGAGCGGACGCTTCCCGCTCCTAGGGGCCGCTTCTCTGGCAGTGTTCTTCCTCCTCATCGACACCCTCCCGCGAATCCTGGGCCACCGCCACCAAGAGCGTGCTCTCGCCCGTGGGCCCGCCTTCTCACAGGGAATTGCCCGCAGGCTGGCACCCCTGGGCAAGCGCTTGGAATCGCTTCGCCAATGGGCCATCCGCCTCCCGGTGCTGGGACGACTCCAAGAAAAAGTCGCCATGGAGCAGAAGGAATTCGAAGCCTACCTCGAACGAGAAGAAGACCAGGGAACCTTACGGGAAGGAGAGACCGACCTCATCTTGGAAGTTCTCAAACTCAATCAACGGACCGCCCGCGACTTCATGGCTCCTCGCGTGGAAGTCTTCACCCTGGCCGATGACCTGACGAGCGAGGAGGTCAGGGAACTCGTGCGACACCGGCCCTACAACTACATCCCGGTGCATCACGACACACGTGACCAAATCGTGGGCGTGCTTGACGTCCATAACTTCCTACTGAAGCCCCCCTATGATTTCGCGAAGCACACCATGCCTCCCGTCTTCGTCCCCGAAACCCTTGGCGCCCTGCCTCTCCTGTGCCAATACCTCCCCTTGCCTCGCTCCCTGGTCATCGTGTTGGATGAACATGGAGGCTTTGAAGGCGTCGTGACCCAGACCGACTTGACCTCCGGCATTCTCTCCGAATTTCTCGAACTGCCTGAGGACTATGATCCGGACCTTCAGGAAATCGCTCCCGGTCGGCTCTTGGCCAAAGGAACAGCTTCCATCGATGCCCTCCGTCGCATGACAGAGATCGAGCTACCCCTGACAGAAGCCCGCAGCCTCGGCGGGTGGATGACCAGCCACCTCGGCCACTTTCCTGAACGGGGCCAGTCCATCGAAGAGGCTGGGCTCCGCCTGACCGTGCGCAAAGCCACCGCAGACCGGGTGGTGGAAGTCCTGGTAGAACAGCTCTCGCCCTCGGTCCTCAGCCGCCCATGA
- a CDS encoding CBS domain-containing protein, which produces MTEILFLVALAGAWALALMETALLAASPVRFRYHAKKGEPHAARLARLLETRSSALLVAGPLKAIFLALALWAAFENWGQERPLVAFLLLLLILLGYVVGVELFGKAFARQRPHRLLTAFRHLLQVSHFLGQLFRGKQPSLPPPPPSYHRKERLLAVAREYTEGASSELELIENALEFAELKVNDFLIPLGKVTSIPLEMPIPSLLPIARRTRHRYFPVLDHTGQPAGTVSMHEIVRARSHDRTGRDFLRKRVTVRQDQSAESALLLLRRRGNEIGIVVNARQVPVGIVTVTDLVKRLLKV; this is translated from the coding sequence ATGACAGAAATCCTCTTTTTGGTGGCTCTCGCGGGAGCCTGGGCCCTCGCCTTGATGGAAACCGCCCTCCTGGCTGCCAGCCCCGTCCGCTTCCGGTATCATGCCAAAAAGGGCGAACCGCACGCCGCTCGCCTGGCGCGCCTGCTGGAAACTCGTTCGTCTGCCCTGCTGGTGGCGGGGCCGCTCAAAGCCATCTTCCTCGCGCTCGCGCTTTGGGCGGCCTTTGAAAATTGGGGACAAGAGCGTCCCTTGGTCGCCTTCCTTCTCTTGCTCCTGATTCTCCTGGGCTATGTCGTGGGGGTGGAACTTTTCGGGAAAGCCTTTGCTCGCCAACGCCCGCATCGACTCCTGACCGCTTTCCGTCACCTTCTTCAGGTCAGCCACTTCCTGGGACAACTCTTTCGAGGAAAACAGCCCTCGCTCCCGCCTCCCCCACCGAGCTACCATCGGAAAGAGAGGCTTCTGGCAGTGGCGCGCGAATACACCGAAGGCGCTTCTTCCGAGCTCGAGTTGATCGAAAATGCCCTCGAGTTCGCCGAGCTCAAAGTGAACGACTTTCTCATCCCACTCGGGAAAGTCACCAGCATCCCCTTGGAAATGCCGATTCCCTCGCTCCTCCCGATTGCTCGTCGCACCAGACACCGCTATTTTCCGGTGCTCGACCACACCGGCCAGCCCGCCGGCACCGTCAGCATGCACGAAATCGTGCGCGCGCGGAGTCACGACCGCACGGGGCGGGATTTTCTGCGCAAGCGTGTCACCGTGCGCCAGGATCAGAGTGCCGAAAGCGCCCTGCTGCTGCTGCGACGACGTGGCAACGAAATCGGCATCGTCGTGAACGCCCGCCAAGTGCCCGTCGGCATCGTGACCGTAACCGATCTGGTGAAACGCTTGCTCAAAGTCTAG
- a CDS encoding bifunctional 3,4-dihydroxy-2-butanone-4-phosphate synthase/GTP cyclohydrolase II: MPFTSIEDALADIAAGKLLIVTDDAERENEGDLVFAAEKVTAESVNFMVRYGRGLVCVPMTEEQAADLNLRGMVPRNREAYKTDFTVTVDAASGITTGISAADRARTIAVLADPRSGPDDLVQPGHINPLRARHGGVLRRAGHTEAAVDLARLAGLRPCGVICEILNDDGTMARLPELTEFARIHGLKMITISDLIEYRRNRERLVEAVEQIHLPTDHGDFRLHLYRSLLDGHDHLALVKGKISADSPTLVRVHSECLTGDVFQSQRCDCGGQLQTAMSQIEQEGRGIILYMRQEGRGIGLANKIKAYKLQEQGLDTVEANEKLGFPMDLRDYGTGAQILHDLGVRQIRLITNNPKKIVGLGGHDLEVVEQVPIQLDSNAHNEKYLETKKSKMGHLL; the protein is encoded by the coding sequence ATGCCCTTCACTTCCATCGAGGATGCCTTGGCCGATATCGCCGCCGGCAAACTCTTGATTGTGACAGACGACGCCGAGCGGGAAAACGAAGGCGACCTCGTCTTCGCCGCCGAAAAAGTGACCGCCGAATCCGTCAACTTCATGGTCCGCTACGGCCGCGGCCTGGTCTGCGTACCCATGACCGAAGAGCAAGCGGCCGATCTCAACCTTCGGGGCATGGTCCCTCGCAACCGAGAGGCCTACAAAACCGACTTCACCGTCACCGTGGACGCCGCCAGCGGCATCACGACCGGGATCTCCGCGGCCGACCGAGCCCGCACCATCGCCGTCCTGGCGGACCCTCGATCGGGACCTGATGACCTTGTTCAGCCTGGCCACATCAACCCTCTTCGGGCTCGTCACGGGGGAGTCCTCCGCCGGGCGGGGCACACCGAAGCAGCCGTCGATCTGGCCCGCCTGGCAGGCCTGCGCCCCTGCGGAGTCATCTGCGAAATTCTCAACGATGACGGCACCATGGCGCGGCTCCCAGAGCTGACCGAGTTCGCCCGGATCCACGGGCTGAAAATGATCACCATCTCCGATCTCATCGAGTACCGCCGCAATCGGGAGCGCCTCGTCGAAGCGGTTGAGCAAATTCATCTTCCGACCGATCACGGAGACTTCCGGCTCCACCTCTACCGCAGCTTGCTCGATGGCCACGATCACCTCGCGCTCGTGAAAGGGAAAATCTCGGCAGACAGCCCCACCCTCGTGCGCGTCCACAGTGAGTGTTTGACGGGAGACGTCTTCCAGAGTCAACGCTGTGACTGCGGGGGACAACTCCAAACCGCTATGTCGCAAATCGAGCAAGAAGGCCGCGGCATCATTCTCTACATGCGCCAGGAAGGCCGCGGCATCGGACTCGCCAACAAAATCAAGGCCTACAAGCTTCAGGAACAAGGTCTCGACACCGTCGAGGCGAACGAGAAACTCGGTTTCCCCATGGACCTGAGGGACTACGGCACCGGGGCACAAATCCTCCATGACCTGGGCGTGCGTCAGATTCGACTCATAACGAACAATCCCAAAAAGATCGTCGGCCTGGGAGGGCACGATCTCGAGGTGGTGGAGCAAGTGCCCATCCAGCTCGACTCGAATGCCCACAACGAGAAATACCTCGAGACCAAGAAGTCCAAAATGGGCCACCTCCTCTAA